The proteins below come from a single Kitasatospora sp. NBC_00315 genomic window:
- the argB gene encoding acetylglutamate kinase, giving the protein MQIAPKGEQARNNTALPKALTLIEALPWLERFHGKTVVIKFGGNAMIDEDLKAAFAQDVVFLRYAGLHPVVVHGGGPQISAQLAKLGLESSFTNGLRVTTPETMDVVRMVLAGQVQRELVGLLNGHGPFAVGMTGEDAHTMTAVKRYAVVDGEAVDIGLVGDIVNIEAGAVKALIADGRIPVISSIARGTDGHVYNINADTAASALAVALDAEMLVVLTDVEGLYADWPNSDDVISQLGASELEALLPDLASGMLPKMEGCLNAVRSGVGTARVLDGRVQHSLLLEIFTDEGIGTMVVPDDETTVTGGLA; this is encoded by the coding sequence GTGCAGATCGCACCCAAGGGTGAACAGGCCCGCAACAACACCGCGTTGCCCAAGGCCCTCACCCTCATCGAGGCGCTGCCGTGGCTGGAGCGCTTCCACGGCAAGACCGTCGTCATCAAGTTCGGCGGCAACGCCATGATCGACGAGGACCTGAAGGCGGCCTTCGCGCAGGACGTGGTCTTCCTGCGATACGCCGGACTGCACCCGGTCGTCGTCCACGGCGGCGGCCCGCAGATCAGCGCGCAGCTGGCGAAGCTCGGCCTGGAGTCCTCCTTCACCAACGGCCTGCGGGTGACCACACCGGAGACCATGGACGTGGTCCGGATGGTGCTGGCCGGCCAGGTCCAGCGCGAACTGGTCGGGCTGCTCAACGGCCACGGCCCGTTCGCGGTCGGGATGACCGGCGAGGACGCCCACACCATGACGGCGGTCAAACGCTACGCCGTGGTGGACGGCGAGGCGGTGGACATCGGCCTGGTCGGCGACATCGTCAACATCGAGGCCGGCGCCGTCAAGGCACTGATCGCGGACGGCCGGATCCCGGTGATCTCCTCGATCGCCCGGGGCACCGACGGCCACGTCTACAACATCAACGCGGACACCGCCGCCTCCGCGCTGGCGGTCGCGCTCGACGCCGAGATGCTGGTGGTCCTCACCGACGTCGAGGGCCTCTACGCGGACTGGCCGAACTCGGACGACGTGATCAGCCAGCTCGGCGCGAGCGAGCTGGAGGCACTGCTGCCGGACCTGGCCTCCGGCATGCTGCCCAAGATGGAGGGCTGTCTGAACGCCGTGCGCTCCGGCGTCGGCACCGCCCGCGTCCTGGACGGCAGGGTGCAGCACTCGCTGCTGCTGGAGATCTTCACCGACGAGGGAATCGGCACGATGGTCGTGCCGGACGACGAGACGACCGTGACCGGGGGCCTGGCATGA
- a CDS encoding SDR family NAD(P)-dependent oxidoreductase, giving the protein MPTGSLAGQVALITGAGRGIGREIAVGLAAEGMAVGLLGRTQQTLIDTLKECAGHGARGVAVTADVTRVGSVREAVRVVERDLGPVDLLVNNAGQVDRAEVPLWEADPNQWWQVVETNLRGPFNMLRCVLPGMVERRRGRVINLNSGFALRPDGQYTAYATSKGALLQLSDNIADSLAPHHVVVLDISPGAVATDMTAGMPMFKDMKTWGSIPYMVAVTVDAARGRFDALHGRFIHVGRDDLAELVARAEAIREADARTLRLRPYGADDPVA; this is encoded by the coding sequence ATGCCGACGGGATCGCTCGCAGGCCAGGTCGCACTGATCACCGGGGCCGGCCGGGGGATCGGCCGGGAGATCGCCGTCGGGCTGGCCGCCGAGGGCATGGCGGTCGGTCTGCTCGGGCGCACCCAGCAGACGTTGATCGACACGCTCAAGGAGTGCGCCGGCCACGGCGCCCGGGGTGTGGCGGTGACCGCGGACGTGACCCGGGTCGGTTCGGTGCGCGAGGCCGTCCGGGTGGTGGAGCGCGATCTGGGGCCGGTCGACCTGCTGGTCAACAACGCCGGCCAGGTCGACCGCGCCGAGGTGCCGCTCTGGGAGGCCGACCCCAACCAGTGGTGGCAGGTGGTGGAGACCAACCTGCGCGGCCCCTTCAACATGCTGCGCTGCGTGCTGCCCGGCATGGTGGAGCGCCGCCGGGGCCGGGTGATCAACCTCAACTCGGGCTTCGCACTGCGCCCCGACGGGCAGTACACGGCGTACGCGACGTCCAAGGGCGCCCTGCTCCAGCTCTCCGACAACATCGCCGACTCGCTCGCGCCGCACCACGTCGTGGTGCTGGACATCAGCCCGGGGGCGGTCGCCACCGACATGACCGCCGGGATGCCGATGTTCAAGGACATGAAGACCTGGGGCAGCATCCCGTACATGGTGGCGGTCACGGTGGACGCGGCACGCGGGCGCTTCGACGCCCTGCACGGCCGGTTCATCCACGTCGGCAGGGACGACCTCGCGGAGCTGGTCGCCCGGGCCGAGGCGATCCGCGAGGCGGACGCCCGTACGCTGCGGCTGCGTCCGTACGGGGCGGACGACCCCGTGGCCTGA
- a CDS encoding SDR family NAD(P)-dependent oxidoreductase, producing the protein MATTLITGANKGLGFETARRLLAAGHTVYIGSRDAERGRLAAERLGARTVLLDVTDDASVDAAVRAVERDGGLDVLVNNAGVEERDAANGVIGAADVTAELMRGTFETNVFGTVRVTHAFLPLLLRSAAPVVVNVSSGLASLTEVTTPGTPRYTYPGVAYPASKAAVNMITVQYAKAFPQMRINAVEPGFTRTDLNGNTGVQSVEQGAGIIVRMAQLGPDGPTGGYFDAEGPLPW; encoded by the coding sequence ATGGCAACCACACTGATCACCGGAGCGAACAAGGGTCTCGGTTTCGAGACCGCCCGCCGGCTCCTCGCCGCGGGCCACACCGTCTACATCGGCAGCCGCGACGCCGAACGCGGGCGCCTGGCCGCCGAACGGCTGGGCGCGCGAACGGTCCTCCTGGACGTCACGGACGACGCGTCGGTGGACGCCGCGGTGCGGGCCGTCGAGCGCGACGGCGGGCTGGACGTGCTGGTCAACAACGCCGGCGTCGAGGAGCGGGACGCCGCGAACGGCGTGATCGGCGCCGCCGACGTGACGGCCGAGCTGATGCGCGGGACTTTCGAGACGAACGTCTTCGGCACGGTGCGCGTCACCCACGCGTTCCTGCCGCTGCTGCTGCGTTCCGCCGCGCCGGTGGTGGTCAACGTCAGCAGCGGCCTGGCCTCCCTGACCGAGGTGACCACCCCGGGCACGCCGCGGTACACCTACCCGGGCGTGGCCTACCCGGCGTCCAAGGCGGCGGTCAACATGATCACCGTCCAGTACGCGAAGGCGTTCCCGCAGATGCGGATCAACGCGGTGGAGCCGGGCTTCACCCGGACCGACCTGAACGGGAACACCGGCGTCCAGAGCGTCGAACAGGGCGCCGGGATCATCGTCCGGATGGCACAGCTGGGCCCCGACGGCCCCACCGGCGGCTACTTCGACGCCGAGGGCCCGCTGCCCTGGTAG
- a CDS encoding 3-hydroxybutyryl-CoA dehydrogenase — protein sequence MSDIARVGVIGCGLMGSGIAEVFARAGLDVLVSEAGGEALEFGRTRLTNSLDTAVGRGKLTAEQRDDAMARLAFTTDLADFADRDLVVEAVAEREDVKIKIFQTLDQVVERRDAILASNTSSIPIVKLAATTSRPEQVIGLHFFNPAPVQRLVEVIPTLTTSAETTARTEAFATQVLGKEPIRARDRAGFVVNALLVPYLLSAVRMFESGVATAADIDKGMEAGCAHPMGPLRLCDLIGLDTIVSIAESMYHEYKEALYAAPPLLSRMVDAGLLGRKSGRGFYDYTASA from the coding sequence GTGAGCGACATCGCGCGCGTCGGAGTCATCGGCTGTGGCCTCATGGGGTCGGGCATCGCGGAGGTCTTCGCCCGGGCCGGGCTCGACGTCCTGGTCTCGGAGGCCGGCGGCGAGGCTCTGGAGTTCGGCCGCACCCGGCTGACCAACTCCCTCGACACGGCGGTCGGTCGCGGCAAGCTCACGGCCGAGCAGCGCGACGACGCCATGGCCCGTCTGGCGTTCACCACCGACCTCGCCGACTTCGCCGACCGCGACCTGGTGGTCGAGGCCGTCGCCGAGCGCGAGGACGTCAAGATCAAGATCTTCCAGACGCTGGACCAGGTGGTCGAGCGCCGGGACGCCATCCTCGCCTCCAACACGTCCTCCATCCCGATCGTGAAGCTGGCCGCCACCACCTCCCGCCCCGAGCAGGTGATCGGCCTGCACTTCTTCAACCCGGCCCCGGTCCAGCGGCTCGTCGAGGTCATCCCGACGCTGACCACGTCCGCCGAGACCACCGCCCGCACCGAGGCCTTCGCCACCCAGGTCCTCGGGAAGGAGCCGATCCGCGCCCGCGACCGCGCCGGCTTCGTGGTCAACGCCCTGCTGGTTCCCTACCTGCTCTCGGCGGTCCGGATGTTCGAGTCGGGCGTGGCCACCGCCGCCGACATCGACAAGGGCATGGAGGCCGGCTGCGCCCACCCGATGGGCCCGCTGCGGCTCTGCGACCTGATCGGCCTGGACACCATCGTCTCCATCGCCGAGTCGATGTACCACGAGTACAAGGAAGCGCTGTACGCCGCTCCCCCGCTGCTCTCCCGGATGGTCGACGCGGGGCTGCTGGGCCGCAAGTCCGGGCGCGGGTTCTACGACTACACCGCGAGCGCCTGA
- a CDS encoding acetylornithine transaminase, whose amino-acid sequence MTSNEHLTGRWQHALMDNYGTPRIPLVRGEGAKLWDADGKEYTDFIAGIAVNALGTAHPAVVAAVTEQISTLGHISNLFIAEPTVRLAERLIELFGRARPDGGEGYDGRVFFANSGAEANEAAFKISRLTGRTHLVSVDGAFHGRTMGALSLTAQPAKQDPFRPLPGDVSHVPFGDVEALRAAVTTGTAAVFLEPIQGENGAVPLPDGYLAAAREITRATGTLLVLDEIQTGVGRTGLWFAHQAYADIEPDVVTLAKGLGGGLPIGATVAFGPAADLLHPGNHGTTFGGNPVVCAAALAVLDTIEAEGLLEHTRKLGERLRLGIEAIGDPLVSHVRGAGLLLGIVLTEPVAAKVQAAAQDAGFLVNAAVPDAVRLAPPLVLTEQEADAFLAALPGVLRSVRESAPPAAARA is encoded by the coding sequence ATGACGAGCAACGAACACCTCACCGGGCGGTGGCAGCACGCCCTGATGGACAACTACGGCACCCCGCGGATCCCGCTGGTGCGCGGCGAGGGCGCCAAGCTCTGGGACGCCGACGGGAAGGAGTACACCGACTTCATCGCCGGTATCGCGGTCAACGCCCTGGGCACGGCGCACCCGGCCGTGGTCGCCGCCGTGACCGAGCAGATCTCCACCCTCGGCCACATCTCCAACCTGTTCATCGCCGAGCCGACGGTGCGCCTCGCCGAGCGGCTGATCGAGCTCTTCGGCCGGGCCCGGCCGGACGGCGGCGAGGGGTACGACGGCCGGGTGTTCTTCGCGAACTCCGGCGCCGAGGCCAACGAGGCCGCGTTCAAGATCAGCCGGCTGACCGGCCGCACCCATCTGGTCTCGGTCGACGGCGCCTTCCACGGCCGGACGATGGGCGCCCTGTCGCTCACCGCCCAGCCCGCCAAGCAGGACCCGTTCCGCCCGCTGCCCGGCGACGTCAGCCACGTGCCCTTCGGTGACGTCGAGGCGCTGCGCGCCGCCGTCACCACCGGGACGGCCGCGGTCTTCCTGGAGCCGATCCAGGGCGAGAACGGCGCCGTCCCGCTGCCGGACGGCTACCTCGCGGCGGCCCGCGAGATCACCCGGGCCACCGGCACCCTGCTGGTCCTGGACGAGATCCAGACCGGTGTCGGCCGTACCGGTCTCTGGTTCGCCCACCAGGCGTACGCGGACATCGAGCCGGACGTGGTCACCCTGGCCAAGGGCCTGGGCGGCGGCCTGCCGATCGGCGCCACGGTGGCCTTCGGCCCGGCTGCCGACCTGCTGCACCCCGGCAACCACGGCACCACGTTCGGCGGCAACCCGGTGGTCTGCGCGGCGGCGCTGGCCGTCCTGGACACCATCGAGGCCGAGGGCCTGCTGGAGCACACCCGCAAGCTCGGCGAGCGGCTGCGCCTCGGCATCGAGGCGATCGGCGACCCGCTGGTCTCGCACGTGCGCGGCGCCGGCCTGCTGCTCGGCATCGTGCTGACCGAGCCGGTGGCCGCCAAGGTCCAGGCGGCCGCCCAGGACGCGGGCTTCCTGGTGAACGCCGCGGTGCCGGACGCCGTCCGGCTGGCCCCGCCGCTGGTGCTCACCGAGCAGGAGGCGGACGCCTTCCTGGCCGCGCTGCCCGGTGTCCTCCGGTCGGTCCGCGAGAGCGCCCCGCCCGCTGCGGCCCGCGCGTAG
- a CDS encoding FBP domain-containing protein yields the protein MNPLGETEIRKSFVNCSKGEAGRLSLPRGLAELPWESLDFLGWRDPGAPDRSYLVAERDGGPVGVTLRVPNVRRSLTRTNVCSLCISVHAGSGVALLTARRAGAAGRQGNSVGTYMCADLACSLHLRGLKKSPLVSRPEESLTLDEQIARTRANVDRFLAQVLDDSLPG from the coding sequence ATGAATCCGCTGGGCGAGACCGAGATCCGCAAGTCCTTCGTCAACTGCTCCAAGGGCGAGGCCGGCCGGCTCAGCCTGCCCCGGGGGCTCGCCGAACTCCCCTGGGAGTCGCTCGACTTCCTCGGCTGGCGTGATCCGGGTGCGCCCGACCGCAGCTATCTGGTGGCCGAGCGCGACGGCGGCCCGGTCGGGGTCACCCTCCGGGTGCCCAACGTCCGCCGGAGCCTGACCAGGACCAACGTCTGCTCGCTCTGCATCAGTGTGCACGCCGGCAGCGGCGTCGCCCTGCTCACCGCCCGCCGCGCGGGCGCCGCGGGCCGGCAGGGCAACTCCGTCGGCACCTACATGTGCGCCGATCTGGCCTGCTCGCTCCACCTGCGCGGCCTGAAGAAGTCCCCGTTGGTCAGCAGGCCCGAGGAGTCGCTGACCCTGGACGAGCAGATCGCCCGCACCCGCGCGAACGTGGACCGCTTCCTCGCCCAGGTCCTGGACGACTCCCTGCCCGGGTGA
- the argJ gene encoding bifunctional glutamate N-acetyltransferase/amino-acid acetyltransferase ArgJ yields MGVTAAKGFRAAGVTAGIKASGTPDLALVVNDGPSLAAAGVFTSNRVKAAPVLWSEQVLKGGRLSAVVLNSGGANACTGPLGFQDTHATAEKVAEELKLNAGEVAVASTGLIGLRLPMDLLLPGVEQAAAALAPDGGEAAAIAIKTTDTVHKTAQVTSPAGWTVGGMAKGAGMLAPGLATMLVVLTTDAEVDSAGLDAALRAATRTTFDRVDSDGCMSTNDTVLLLASGAAGTAPDVAEFAEAVRAVCADLARQLIGDAEGASKDIRIDVTGAATEDEAVDVARVVARNNLLKCALHGEDPNWGRVLAAIGTTSAAFDPNRLDVAINGVWVCRDGSVGEDRDLVDMSGREVVITAALNAGDASATVWTNDLTADYVHENSAYST; encoded by the coding sequence ATCGGTGTCACGGCGGCGAAGGGCTTCCGTGCCGCCGGCGTCACCGCCGGGATCAAGGCCTCCGGCACCCCGGACCTCGCCCTCGTGGTCAACGACGGCCCGTCGCTGGCCGCCGCCGGCGTCTTCACCTCCAACCGGGTCAAGGCCGCGCCGGTGCTCTGGTCGGAGCAGGTGCTCAAGGGCGGTCGGCTCTCCGCCGTCGTCCTCAACTCCGGTGGCGCCAACGCCTGCACCGGCCCGCTGGGCTTCCAGGACACCCACGCCACCGCGGAGAAGGTGGCCGAGGAGCTGAAGCTCAACGCCGGTGAGGTGGCGGTCGCGTCCACCGGCCTGATCGGTCTGCGGCTGCCGATGGACCTCCTGCTGCCGGGTGTGGAGCAGGCCGCCGCGGCGCTCGCCCCGGACGGCGGCGAGGCCGCCGCGATCGCCATCAAGACCACCGACACCGTGCACAAGACCGCGCAGGTCACCAGCCCGGCCGGGTGGACGGTCGGCGGCATGGCCAAGGGCGCCGGCATGCTGGCGCCGGGCCTGGCCACCATGCTGGTCGTGCTCACCACCGACGCCGAGGTCGACAGCGCCGGTCTGGACGCCGCGCTGCGGGCCGCCACCCGCACCACCTTCGACCGGGTGGACTCCGACGGCTGCATGTCCACCAACGACACCGTGCTGCTGCTCGCCTCGGGTGCGGCCGGGACCGCCCCGGACGTGGCCGAGTTCGCCGAGGCCGTCCGCGCGGTCTGCGCCGACCTGGCCCGGCAGCTGATCGGCGACGCGGAGGGGGCGAGCAAGGACATCCGGATCGACGTCACCGGCGCGGCCACCGAGGACGAGGCCGTCGACGTGGCCCGGGTGGTGGCCCGCAACAACCTCCTCAAGTGCGCCCTGCACGGCGAGGACCCGAACTGGGGCCGGGTGCTGGCCGCGATCGGCACCACCTCCGCCGCCTTCGACCCGAACCGGCTGGACGTCGCCATCAACGGCGTCTGGGTCTGCCGGGACGGCAGTGTCGGCGAGGACCGCGACCTGGTGGACATGAGCGGCCGCGAGGTGGTCATCACCGCCGCCCTGAACGCGGGCGACGCCTCGGCCACGGTGTGGACCAACGACCTCACCGCCGACTACGTGCACGAGAACAGCGCCTACTCGACCTGA
- a CDS encoding polysaccharide deacetylase family protein: MTADRRTVLRTTAGLAALTALGGALAACGDAAPPARRSAPPGLAVRASGEPPEVDPAFPPTDPVAAAPGATSSPPPPAGAAEAPAAPVAPVLAPLAAGTPVEVVNGPRDRKQVALTFHGAGDPGMATAVLEIAERRGVRLTVMAVGSWLDQQPQMAQRVLAGGHELGNHTQNHQNITAMSPDQARAEIAQCAERLQQLTGSIGRWFRPSAAQYASPMVRDQARQVGYEHVLSFDVDPRDYNDPASDVLQRRLLNAVRPGSVVALHMGHQCTIDGLPGILDGLDKAGLTAVTASQLCV, from the coding sequence ATGACTGCCGACCGACGCACCGTGCTGCGTACCACTGCCGGACTGGCCGCCCTGACCGCCCTCGGCGGTGCTCTCGCCGCCTGCGGGGACGCCGCGCCGCCCGCTCGCCGCTCGGCCCCGCCCGGCCTCGCCGTCCGGGCGAGCGGCGAACCGCCGGAGGTCGACCCGGCCTTCCCGCCCACCGATCCGGTGGCCGCCGCGCCCGGGGCCACGTCCTCGCCGCCTCCCCCCGCCGGGGCGGCCGAGGCTCCCGCGGCCCCGGTGGCGCCCGTCCTGGCGCCGCTCGCCGCCGGTACCCCGGTGGAGGTGGTCAACGGGCCGCGCGACCGCAAGCAGGTGGCGCTGACCTTCCACGGCGCGGGCGACCCGGGGATGGCCACCGCTGTCCTGGAGATCGCCGAGCGGCGGGGCGTGCGCCTCACCGTGATGGCCGTGGGCAGCTGGCTGGACCAGCAGCCGCAGATGGCACAACGGGTGCTGGCGGGCGGCCACGAGCTCGGCAACCACACCCAGAACCACCAGAACATCACCGCGATGAGCCCGGACCAGGCGCGCGCGGAGATCGCGCAGTGCGCCGAGCGCCTCCAGCAGCTCACCGGCTCGATCGGCCGGTGGTTCCGCCCGTCCGCCGCCCAGTACGCCTCCCCCATGGTGCGCGACCAGGCCCGCCAGGTCGGGTACGAGCACGTGCTCTCCTTCGACGTGGACCCGCGCGACTACAACGACCCCGCCTCGGACGTGCTGCAGCGGCGGCTGCTGAACGCGGTCCGGCCCGGCTCGGTGGTGGCGCTGCACATGGGGCACCAGTGCACGATCGACGGACTGCCCGGCATCCTCGACGGCCTCGACAAGGCCGGCCTGACCGCGGTGACGGCCAGTCAGCTCTGCGTGTAA
- a CDS encoding helix-turn-helix transcriptional regulator has translation MATTEFGHTVRRCRDRVSPAAAGLPVSGHRRAAGLRREELALLAGISVDYVTRLEQGRATNPSEQVVEALARALRLSGAEREHLFHVAGLVPPGRGTVPAHVTPSVQRMLDRLTGTPVAVSDAMWTLLLANPLYTALMGQYRGDERNAVWRTFLGSGSRVRHTPESLRALEAAQVSQLRATANRYPADQRLRRLIAELRANSDRFAGLWDSGSVSRHEASRKTVDHPRVGALTLDCDVLTVAGSDLRIMIYTAEPGTEDAERLALLAVLGTQALVG, from the coding sequence ATGGCGACCACGGAGTTCGGGCACACGGTTCGGCGCTGTCGTGACCGGGTCTCGCCGGCGGCGGCGGGGCTGCCCGTCAGCGGCCACCGGCGCGCGGCCGGGCTGCGCCGTGAGGAGCTCGCCCTGCTGGCCGGGATCTCGGTCGACTACGTCACCCGCCTCGAACAGGGCCGGGCGACCAACCCCTCGGAGCAGGTCGTCGAGGCCCTGGCCCGGGCGCTGCGGCTGTCCGGGGCCGAACGCGAGCACCTGTTCCACGTCGCCGGGCTCGTCCCGCCGGGACGGGGAACCGTCCCCGCCCACGTCACACCGAGTGTCCAGCGGATGCTGGACCGGCTGACCGGGACGCCCGTCGCGGTGAGCGACGCGATGTGGACGCTGCTGCTGGCCAACCCCCTGTACACGGCCCTGATGGGGCAGTACCGCGGCGACGAGCGCAACGCCGTGTGGCGCACCTTCCTCGGCTCCGGCAGCCGCGTGCGCCACACTCCGGAGTCGCTGCGCGCGCTGGAGGCCGCGCAGGTCTCCCAGCTGCGGGCGACGGCGAACCGGTATCCGGCGGACCAGCGGCTGCGGCGGCTGATCGCGGAGCTCCGCGCGAACAGCGACCGGTTCGCCGGGCTCTGGGACTCCGGATCCGTGAGCCGACACGAGGCGTCGCGCAAGACCGTCGACCACCCGCGGGTGGGCGCCCTGACGCTGGACTGCGACGTGCTCACCGTGGCCGGCAGCGATCTGCGGATCATGATCTACACGGCCGAACCCGGCACCGAGGACGCCGAACGCCTCGCGCTCCTCGCCGTCCTCGGCACCCAGGCGCTGGTCGGCTAG
- a CDS encoding SAM-dependent methyltransferase — MDKDATQGAAGTRDGAPAPGGGAAAGDAWRWARAEDLKPPTELHTETAHPARMYDYYLGGKDNFEADRRAAEAAIAAYPALPLLARTNRAFLGRAVEYAAGLGIRQFLDIGTGIPAVGSTTEVARRVAPDARVVYVDNDPIVATHARALLAGHRDGHTTVLQADLRDPGAILADPGLKQAIDLGEPVALMLVAVLHFVRDEEGVDEIVATLRDALAPGSALILSHGSPDFAPRSSADEGVRVYSRASAPLVLRERSRVESLLGDFTPVEPGLVQLPLWRPGPEGPPEGWQAVSAYAGVALKV; from the coding sequence ATGGACAAGGACGCGACACAGGGTGCTGCGGGTACGCGGGACGGGGCCCCGGCTCCGGGCGGCGGCGCGGCGGCCGGCGACGCCTGGCGGTGGGCGAGGGCCGAGGATCTGAAGCCCCCCACCGAGCTCCACACCGAGACGGCGCACCCCGCCCGGATGTACGACTACTACCTCGGCGGCAAGGACAACTTCGAGGCCGACCGCCGGGCCGCCGAGGCGGCCATCGCCGCCTACCCGGCGCTGCCGCTGCTGGCCCGGACCAACCGCGCGTTCCTCGGCCGGGCGGTCGAGTACGCCGCCGGCCTGGGCATCCGGCAGTTCCTCGACATCGGCACCGGCATCCCGGCGGTCGGCTCCACCACGGAGGTGGCGCGGCGGGTGGCCCCCGACGCCCGGGTGGTCTACGTCGACAACGACCCGATCGTCGCCACCCACGCCCGCGCCCTGCTGGCGGGCCACCGGGACGGCCACACCACCGTGCTGCAGGCGGACCTCCGGGATCCGGGCGCGATCCTCGCCGACCCCGGCCTGAAGCAGGCGATCGACCTCGGCGAGCCGGTGGCGCTGATGCTGGTCGCCGTCCTGCACTTCGTCCGTGACGAGGAGGGCGTCGACGAGATCGTCGCGACCCTGCGGGACGCGCTCGCCCCGGGCAGCGCGCTGATCCTCTCGCACGGCAGCCCGGACTTCGCCCCCAGGTCGAGTGCGGACGAGGGCGTCCGTGTCTACAGCCGGGCGAGCGCCCCGCTGGTGCTGCGCGAGCGCTCCCGGGTGGAGAGCCTCCTCGGCGACTTCACGCCGGTGGAGCCGGGCCTGGTGCAGCTGCCGCTCTGGCGGCCCGGTCCGGAGGGCCCGCCGGAGGGCTGGCAGGCCGTCTCGGCGTACGCGGGCGTGGCACTGAAGGTCTGA
- a CDS encoding RNA-binding S4 domain-containing protein, translating into MAPDEGSVRVDAWVWSVRLTKTRSLAAAACRAGHVRVNGERVKPAQAIRVGDEVRLRQDGRERVAVVSRIVRKRVGAPVAAECFVDNSPPPPAESGAGAPAAERDRGAGRPTKRDRREIEQLRGW; encoded by the coding sequence ATGGCTCCGGACGAGGGGAGCGTGCGGGTCGACGCCTGGGTGTGGTCCGTACGGCTCACGAAGACACGATCGCTGGCCGCGGCGGCCTGCCGGGCCGGACACGTCCGGGTGAACGGCGAGCGCGTCAAGCCGGCCCAGGCGATCCGGGTCGGCGACGAGGTGCGGTTGCGGCAGGACGGCCGGGAGCGGGTGGCCGTGGTCTCGCGGATCGTCCGCAAGCGGGTCGGGGCGCCGGTGGCCGCCGAGTGCTTCGTCGACAACAGTCCGCCGCCGCCCGCGGAGAGCGGCGCCGGGGCGCCGGCCGCCGAGCGCGACCGGGGCGCGGGGCGCCCGACCAAGCGCGACCGCCGCGAGATCGAGCAGCTGCGCGGCTGGTGA
- the argC gene encoding N-acetyl-gamma-glutamyl-phosphate reductase, translated as MALRVAVAGASGYAGGEVLRLLLGHPEVEIGALTGGSNAGARLGALQPHLLPLADRVLEPTTPEVLAGHDVVFLGLPHGQSAAVAEELGENVLVVDCGADFRLKASADWEQFYGSAHAGTWPYGLPELPGHRAALKGSNRIAVPGCYPTAVSLALFPAYAARLAEPEAVIVAASGTSGAGKAAKPHLLGSEVMGNVSAYGVGGAHRHTPEMSQNLTPVAGEPVNVSFTPTLVPMPRGILATCSAKAKPGVTAEAIRAAYAEAFAEEPFVHLLPEGQWPQTSSVYGSNAALVQVALDEHAGRIIAISAIDNLVKGTAGGAVQSMNIALGLPEALGLPLIGVAP; from the coding sequence ATGGCATTGCGAGTCGCCGTAGCCGGAGCGAGCGGGTATGCGGGTGGCGAGGTTCTGCGCCTGCTGCTCGGGCATCCCGAGGTCGAGATCGGTGCGCTGACCGGTGGCTCCAACGCCGGTGCCAGACTCGGCGCGCTGCAGCCGCACCTGCTGCCGCTGGCCGACCGCGTGCTGGAGCCCACCACCCCCGAGGTGCTGGCGGGGCACGACGTGGTCTTCCTCGGGCTGCCGCACGGCCAGTCCGCCGCCGTGGCCGAGGAGCTCGGCGAGAACGTCCTGGTGGTCGACTGCGGCGCCGACTTCCGGCTGAAGGCCTCGGCGGACTGGGAGCAGTTCTACGGCTCCGCGCATGCCGGCACCTGGCCGTACGGACTGCCCGAGCTGCCCGGCCACCGGGCCGCGCTCAAGGGCAGCAACCGGATCGCCGTCCCCGGCTGCTACCCGACCGCCGTCTCGCTGGCCCTGTTCCCCGCGTACGCGGCCCGGCTGGCCGAGCCCGAGGCGGTGATCGTCGCGGCCTCCGGCACCTCCGGCGCCGGCAAGGCGGCCAAGCCGCACCTGCTCGGCAGCGAGGTGATGGGCAACGTCAGCGCGTACGGGGTCGGCGGCGCGCACCGGCACACCCCCGAGATGTCGCAGAACCTCACCCCGGTCGCCGGGGAGCCGGTCAACGTCTCCTTCACGCCGACGCTGGTGCCGATGCCCCGGGGCATCCTGGCGACCTGCTCCGCCAAGGCGAAGCCCGGCGTGACGGCCGAGGCCATCCGGGCCGCGTACGCCGAGGCGTTCGCGGAGGAGCCGTTCGTCCACCTGCTGCCCGAGGGGCAGTGGCCGCAGACCAGCTCGGTCTACGGCTCGAACGCCGCGCTGGTCCAGGTCGCCCTGGACGAGCACGCCGGGCGGATCATCGCGATCAGCGCGATCGACAACCTGGTGAAGGGCACCGCCGGCGGCGCGGTGCAGAGCATGAACATCGCCCTCGGCCTGCCCGAGGCGCTGGGCCTCCCCCTGATCGGAGTAGCACCGTGA